From the Papaver somniferum cultivar HN1 chromosome 2, ASM357369v1, whole genome shotgun sequence genome, the window tttcaatgttagtgatcaaaactataagtcttgatttctagtctattatagataaggtctcgaactaggatagaaaatgtagttgagctcaagaactccatggcaatcatcatacaagacgaaggactactcaaggaactggtggatcttcatcgactaaaaggtatgtggagacttgaacttatctatcactcaaaagtctatttatctcctatcttgtgacaaaagtcgttttgctatatagacttagattatacacatttggtatttcgagccgagtttatctcgcctatctatttcttaaaatatgtattggtaagctttccctttaaccaagttcatctttacctagtgacgaaaatcatgttatgtttcaatcactttgaaaattgctctgacgaaaaatggtttgtgaataacaactatataacgtcctttgagaatgtctcaatgattgaaatgagagtttagattatataactattggaggatataaacattgttgtggaaacacatatatgtataagtccttattccttgaaccaaagtttgcgaactttgttgatcaagtgaaccggagtagtgcgtgagctaagtccgcgaactggcgaagttctcaaacccgagaatttctgctggagtttgtgaactccatccgggaacttaagtctgcgaacccagtccgcgaacttgagtaggttatatctaaaaacgatgattgtgaacttattcatattaactaagtaatgcaattgcaaaccgtggctatgtagttcatgaaacgattcaagtgaatgaaatcgtttttgcttcaattgtgtcttgtgtagtacatgaaatttcctagcaattgaacaactttctaaatagttcatttgagtcatttgaactagttatggtgaagaagagtatggttgatatgaaagtgatcatatggctaaccatttggttaactattgttgaaccaactaatgtacaagtttgggtattgTTACACAagactagaaacgtgcatttcatttgtgtataacaagctatgttttcgatctaacggttgataaatattagcttgaatctgatcaggttttcatctaacggtgaatattgaatgctttgttaccaagttaacattgattgcaaaccctgatttgaaagactatataagggagaactctagcaactgggaaacctactccccgcacattatgtgtgatactagttgtgctaagctagagtctattctcctttaacctttggtttcttcttctaaaataggttaacaacttaaagacttcattgagattgtgaagccagaccgatactacttttctgtgtgatacagatttgtttattaaagtctttgactttgggtcgtaggaactcttagtcgtgggtgagatcagctaagggaatcaagtacgtagtatcctgctgggatcagagtcgtAGGAGTATAAgtgtataactgtaccttgaatcagtgtgagattggttgggtttcaactactgtccagaccgaagatagtttgaagtaggctagtgtttgtagcgcttaatacagtgtgtgttcaatctggactaggtcccggggtttttctgcatttgcggttttctcattaacaaaattctggtgtctgtgttatttctatttccgcattatattgtttatctttataaatgaaatatcacaggttgtgcgttaggttcaatcaattagaatattcaacctttggttgttgatctaaattgattgacacttggatattggtctttggtaccatccaagttatctctctttgataaagactcgcatattttctatttgcttgagtatagatcaaatcgagagattgagatattaactctttgatatacttttatctagaatgagtctgactgtctagttgattctctagaaaatatattggaatttgttcatacatattgctaagcgcaATATTGAGCATGATTGTTAGACCCCGGCTTCTATCACATATGTACCCAAGCTAGGGTCATTGATTAGTATCTTATTAGATTGTCACTtgtcaacaaccaaagacaaCTCAAATTACTCGAAATTAAATATGAGAAGAGAGACCTTTGGTTTGAAGAAAAGTCTGATATGACTGGTGCAAACTCGTGTCCATGTGTTTCATTTCCCACTTGCTTGAAACAAGGGTTAGCAAGTGACAAGTTATCCATTTGGATTCAATGTCGACAAAAGAGATCCTGAATGGTTTGAagaaaagtctgaaaagaatctTACATTTAGGACCTATCAAGCAAAAAACATTGAAAGAGGCAACTACCTGTGAGTCTAGAGGATCAGCGTCacgtgaaacaagatgttgcaagCTAAGGATTATACTCGATGCAGCTAATATTGGGTCAATTGTATGTTGTGGGATTGCTGCATGACCCCCTTTCCACTAATCACTGCCTCAAAAATGCCACACCCAGCTAGCATTGATTGGAATTTTGCAAGCTCTGGTTTTTTAGCATAGTTTAAGAAATTGATTGGAATTTCTGATAATTCTGCTGGACTCGATGAATTTAAAGATATGGGTTTTGACAAGAATAAGTTCAGAATCAATACGGAAGTTAAAATTTTCCAAAATCCcatgtttttttgtttgtttgctgAGTGATTTGAGTTTGAAGATTCTCTGTTGTAGAAACAAGTTTTTAACGAATCCGTTGATTTGGAGGTGAGAGAATCGCTTTGAACACTGGATTGTACTCTTGTGTGTTGGATGAGAGTATCAATGTTGATATTGGAAATTTTATAAACGAATGGGATTTCATCATCTGTTTGTTGGATGGACCCACTCATTTATTTAATTGCAATGCAACATTTGGAACACCCTTTTGGCAACACAATTTTTGTTATTGTTGGAGAAAAAGTAATTATGGAAAGAGTTGGTAAAATTTACAATTCATCGTCTCCATTTCTTTCAGAGAGATGAGAGTCATGAGACAACGCTTCGAATTCAAGTAGATACCTAGTAGCCAATGATGCATGTAATGCTGCACCATAAGGAAGTACATCTTCGTTGATAGTGAAGTAAGGGGAATGTTGATTCTCAAATGTTCCAAGTGTATCATTCTTCATCCCGATATAGAAATAATATCCGGGAATCAGCTCGGAGAAAATTGAAAAATCCTCTGATCCCATTCTTGGTTTCATGACTTCCACTTTTTGGGTCCCTAACATATCCCCTGCTACATTTATGAAATGCTGATGGAGTATTTCATTGTTGTAAGTTACAGGGTAAAGGTTATCATCTGCGAAGAATTCGACAGTAGCATTGCATTTGTTGACTGAAGCTTGTGCAACGATTACCTGCCACACTCAGGGTGGAAGAGAATGGATGATAGAAAGTTAAGAATATAAATATCTACAAGTTTAAAGCAACATTTACCTCTTCAAGTCGATGCATGAGCTCTAAAAGGCTTTCTTTTGACAGGGCTCTGAAAGTGCCTCCAATGGTTACTGAATCTGGAACAACATCGAATGCATCACCTCCATGGAACTTTGTAACTGTCACTACCTGCAATTACATGATTCATGAGTATACAATACATATGTACCAAAATCAGGGTCATCGTTAGTTTTCCGGTTTAACATCTTATTGGTATTTGTCATTTTTCAGGAACCAAAGACAGATCAAAAGAGTTAAATGACTCCGTAGATGAATGAGAATTCATTGTCGACAAAAGAGACCTTGAATGGAAAAAATATTCAAAGACGCAAGTACCTGTGAGTCCAGTGGATCAGCTTCacgtgaaacaagatgttgcaagCTAAGGACTACATTCGATGCAGCTAATATTGTGTCAATTGTATGCCGTGTGATTGTTGCATGAACCCCCTTTCCACTAATCACTGCCTCAAAAATGCCGCACCCAGCTAGGACAGGGCCAGGTCTGGAGGATACGGAGCCAGAAAGTATGGCAGCACTCACATGCAACCCGAAGATAGCATTGATGTTCTCCAATGCACCGTTTTCTATCATTCTCTTTGCACCCCCTGCCTCTTCTTCGGCAGGTTGGAAAAATAAGGCAACAGTTCCCTGTCGGAAGCATATTATAGTCTAATGCTGATTACACTAATTGCTCAAGAAACCAACTCATTTCTACggttaaaaagaccaaacaaCCCAAGATTAATATTGGAATGAGCAAGGCATATCTAGAAAACAACTGACATACCTTCAAATGCTGGCGATGATCTTGAAGAATTTTTGCAGCACCAAGAAGCATCGCAACATGAGCATCATGCCCACAAGCATGCATCTTTCCTGGGATTTTACTTTTGTGATCCCACTCCACCATCTCCTGAAAATATAACCCCCATCACAGAAAAATCTCATATACATAACCAAAAAAATGTTctgaaatcaaaaatcaaaagcaAACCTGCATAGGGAGAGCATCCATATCAGCTCTTAAAGCAACAAAAGGTGGTTCACCACTACCAACATAACCTATAACACCAGTAACAGCAATTGGGTGCTTAGAAACAATACCCATTTTATCCAGCTCTTCTCTAATCAACTTACTAGTTTCAAATTCTTCAAAACCAAGTTCTGGGTTCTCATGAATTCTTCTTCTAACATCAACCATCCATTTAACATGCTCTGGTTTTTGTGCATAGATTAAGAAATTGGTTGGAATTTCTGATAGTTCTGCTGAACTCAATGAATAAATGGATATTGGCAGAAGCCAAAACaaagtaaaaatcaaaatcacagACACTAATTTGCGGAAACCCATTGAGGAAAAAATCTCTGCAAATTCAATGAGTGTTTGGATAAAGAAAAGTTGGGAATTTTATGATTAAAGTGGGAGAGCGTGCCACCGTGAAGCAAATTGGTGTGGGACCCACTAGAAAGTTAATTTTGGATATATGGGCCTAAAGGCCCTTAACCCGTTATTCAAATCGGCTTGTAGGGGTTTAAGGGAACTTGAAAGTTCAATCTCCCTCCCGATTCAGAAAGTGTGAATTTGGAAGAAAGGTTGAAATCATTTTTGATTCAAGTTTCAACTTCAAAATGAATTTAGAATCCTTGATGGGATTGTTTACAAAAGGAAAGAATCAAGCGATATTTTACGTTTGGTACCAGTGTAAACACATGATTTGAACCGAGAGCCGAGGACAGTAATGGGGGCTTTGGATATAAACCAAAGCCACCATTGGCAGGGACGGGTCACCATGCACGATGACGTAGTATGAGTGGGTTGTTTCAAAGGCGGCTTGTCTCGAAGATGATAATCAATGGGTGTCTAGATAACCCCAGCTGTAATAGTACATGTGTACGGCTAATAATAGAAGACTTACTAGAAAATGTGTTAGGATACACGTGTACGGTACTTACATGTCAGCTTTGCCTATATAAGGAGAGAATTCTCCCAGAAATGGTTAAAGTTCTCCAAATAATGGTATTGTGTACTGGGATTAGTTTCCTTATTACCCTGTAATAATTTAAGGGTGTTTACATTTGACGACTTCACTAGGGGACTAGTCCTCGGTACCAATATAATTCTGATGAAGTCCTCGACTACAGGCAACTTAAACAACACAGGTTCGGAACCTTCCGTTAAAGAGGCAGGAGGACCAATGGCAGCATCGGGCGTCAATGGAACGTTAGTTTTGGATATATGGGCCTTAACCCGTTATTCAAATCGGCTTGCAAAATATTCCAAATTTTGAAGCAAAGAATTTAATCTTAGGGTGCGTTTGGCACTGGTGGAGTTGAGGGCGGACTGGAGTTAGTTTTGGATATATGGGCCTTAACCCGTTATTCAAATCGGCTTGCAAAATATTCCAAATTTTGAAGCAAAGAATTTAATCTTAGGGTGCGTTTGGCACTGGTGGAGTTGAGGGCGGACTGGAGTTGAAGGGCGGAGTTGGAGGAGGGAGTTCAAAATACCATGTAAATGTAATGCTGTGGGACCCACTTTAAGAGTTTTCGTTTTTTAATCGGATATGGGTCTTAATCCGAAAtcggttatttatttatttttgggaaaattaggctaaggcccgacCCATGGATTACCCATAATATcaagcccttaattaaaagaagtttaaatctaggccccgaaatATTAAAAGactttgatacccttatgcatattgtcaggcccataattaaataaaatttaaattcagacccaaaattattaaaataatttAACTCAACAGTTACACGTGtaagcagaagttacacatgcgtataacatgtgtatctacaagttacacatgcatataaatgTTCATCTCAACAGTTACACGCCAAAAAGAAACATATATTCAGTTGTTATTGAAATAATaatttcatttacaataattctaTGTTTATTGGTTACATATGGGCATGCAATGACTACAATAGTTTCTCCGAGATTGAAAACATGAGGGCAAATACAAAATGATTGTTGTTTTTAGTCAACCAGTCATCTGGGTATACTCCTAATGCTCCAAAGATATACCTGCAAGAGTATCAGGATGGTCGAAAAGGTTATCAGCTGAATAGCCAAACAAAACACACTAGAATCTGAATATTCATTTTCTGGCTGGAAAACCATAGTAACTGAGATAATAAATTATGCACCAACTAACCAATGTCAAGAATGACAATACGACAACTGTGGGGACAAAAATCCTAGCAACCTGTATGAGACATGCAGATAATGAGAATAGTAAAGTCACATAGTTACAATTACAACACTACTTCAATATTGTAGAAGATAAAGCAAAAAAATTTAGCATGAGACATTTCATAGATTAAATATGTATAAAAGTAAGCACCATAAGTAACTGTTTCATTGATACTTACAAAATCAACAAATTTCTGAACAGGATCTTTGGACATTTGGGCTGTCTCAACCAGACAAATAATCTGGCTCAAAACAATGTTgactagcatgtgtaactaccaactacacatccaattagcatgtgtaactagtagctacacatccatATAGCACTCGTAAAGTCAGAAGGCTCGTGTACCTGGCACATACAATTTATAGTTTAATCTTATTAGATTGTGCATCTTATTATACAATTTACAGTATCATCCAATCTGCATGATATCTCATTCCGTAAGAGCTTGCACAAACAAAAACGTATACTTTTTATCCTATCCAATTAGCATATGTATCTATAAGATACACATTtggttagcatgtgtaactagtagctacacatccatttagcttgtgtaactagaagctaCACAATTAAttatcatgtgtaactagtagctacacaccCATTTAGCTTGCCAAGTTAGTGAATTTCGTCACATAAAGTTCAGAAAATTTAAAATATTTCAATCAAAGATAAGCATATTGCATCAGTTTTGACCTAAGAGTACTCATGGAGAATATATAGTAGCTAAGATACTTTAAAGAGATGATACTTATATTCGACGTGATTCATTATGTAGCCACAGATGTTGATGAGATTATTAGTCGTTATATTAAGCTAGTACTCATTGTAAATCGACAAAGTCGTCATCACTAATGGATGTTCAGTTGAGAACTTAAACTGATATCGCAGAAAAAAGCATACCTCAAGTATTTGATGTACTCTTCAGTTTCTAAGGTGCCAAATTCTTGTTGTACAAGAGCAGCAGCAACTAAAACCAGTTGGAACACTGTGATAACCTGTTGGCCCAAAatgcaaaagagaaaaaaaaatcaattcaacttGCTAAATAATGATAACTCAAGGAGAAGTCAAGCAGACTGTTGAACAATACTAAGGCAGATCTTAATTCTTACATTGAAATACTGTTAATTAATGTTAGACCATCGATATGGGCATAATTGCTAGACCGTTGATAAGGACATCAAATGCGAACCGCACAACCCCAAGTAAgcaaatttatattattttccttttgaaatgtaTAGTTTGAGAGAAGAATCATCTATACATGGCAGATATACATCACTAAATACATGTGTAATCAGCAATTACGCATCCAACATGCAAGTGTAACCAGCAATTACACATCCTAAaaacatgtgtaactagcagataCACATGCTAgaaagcatgtgtaactagtagatacacatgctTATAGCCACACAATTTCATCAAAAGAAATTTAAGATACAAGAAAGGTTTTAGAAAGCGGACCAATTCCATCCAAAGTTCACCCCTGCACAGACAAAAGAAACAATGGCATAAGTACCAAAAGATACTAATTGAAGAGGTAAAAAATTACTGGAAGTACAATCAGAAGATGTTTTAATGATACTTGAAAGTTGAAAAGAACATTTCTAGTGGTTTTGAAACACTGGATGGTATTCTCTATATTTTCTAATTCGGTGGTGTAAGCATGCATTAGATCAATGAGTAAATGAATGACTACGCAACATATGCCAAAGTAGATCTGCAAGGAGTTTTAGATTGCTTGCCTTTGTGTCAGTGAACTTGATAAAGAAGCGAGATTTGGACAGAGATCTTGTCTTCGAGAATTGTTGCACTCAGTTTCTTGTTTACATTGGCATTACCACCTCCTATAGATTTAGCTCACCAAAATCGTTGTTCTCTTCAGATAGGGACTGATCCTTTTAGTAGAACCATAACATACTGCGAATTAACATAAAAACCTCAGTTGGCAAACATGGAAAGAGTTCGCAAGACAAGGCAAGTCCACTAGTACGAAACTTAGTGCAAAAAATGTAAGAAAATGAAATATATATAACATACACATTATATcccagcatgtgtaactagcgGTTACACATCGATATATCTTGTGTAACTagtggttacacatccatatagcttgtgtaattactagttacacatacatataactactgaaatacattcgcaaaaaaaaatgaaattatgaGTTGTAACTTTCATACCATCTGGATGAGGCTCAACAATCCTCAAAGGAAACTTAATATAGTTGTATGGATACAATAGCCTATAATCTACAACAGCCGAGTAGATTCTCAATTTCAAAGCTTAGCGTTAATAATAAGATTCACCGAAAAAGCATGAAATATAGCAGAAAGTACAATTACAAGGACATTAATTATTATTTCACTTCACACCATGAGTATTGGGATATTAAAAATGGAACTGAGCAGTACACGTCCTAGTGGTAGCAATACAACTATCAAAGATGAACTAAAGAGGAGAAACATTATCCATGCCAGAAAGACCAACAACACAACACGAAGTACAAAGCCATAACTACCTAAGAGGTAAGATA encodes:
- the LOC113347906 gene encoding IAA-amino acid hydrolase ILR1-like 4, whose amino-acid sequence is MGFRKLVSVILIFTLFWLLPISIYSLSSAELSEIPTNFLIYAQKPEHVKWMVDVRRRIHENPELGFEEFETSKLIREELDKMGIVSKHPIAVTGVIGYVGSGEPPFVALRADMDALPMQEMVEWDHKSKIPGKMHACGHDAHVAMLLGAAKILQDHRQHLKGTVALFFQPAEEEAGGAKRMIENGALENINAIFGLHVSAAILSGSVSSRPGPVLAGCGIFEAVISGKGVHATITRHTIDTILAASNVVLSLQHLVSREADPLDSQVVTVTKFHGGDAFDVVPDSVTIGGTFRALSKESLLELMHRLEEVIVAQASVNKCNATVEFFADDNLYPVTYNNEILHQHFINVAGDMLGTQKVEVMKPRMGSEDFSIFSELIPGYYFYIGMKNDTLGTFENQHSPYFTINEDVLPYGAALHASLATRYLLEFEALSHDSHLSERNGDDEL